The Candidatus Hydrogenedentota bacterium DNA segment GACTGCGCCAAGCATCTGGCGTGGGGGTATGTCGATCATCCGCCGTTGTCTATTGCGATACTTGCTGTGTGGCGAGCCGTGTTTGGGGACAGCATGCTCGCGTTGCGTTTCCCGGCGATCCTGGCGGGCGCATGTTCGGTAGTTCTGGCGGGACTCATTGCGCGCGAAATGGGTGGGAAGCGCTTTGCGCAAGGCTTGGCATGCCTGTGCGTGCTTTTCGCGCCGATCTATCTGGCCATGAGCACGTTCTTCTCGATGAACGCCTTCGATCAGATGTTTTGGACCCTAATGGCCTATGTGATCGTTCGCATGATCAACCGGGACGATCCGCGCATGTGGTTGTGGTTTGGCGTGGTCGCGGGATTCGGATTGCTGAACAAGATCAGCGTGACGTTCTTCGGTTTCGGCATTGTCGTGGCCATGTTGTTCACGCCGCATCGCAAGTATTTCCTGAACAGGTACCTGTGGTTCGGCGGTGCGATTGCGTTTCTCATCTTTCTGCCGCACCTGATTTGGCAGGTGTTGAATGACTGGCCCACCCTGGAATTCACTCACAATGCGGCCGTGTACAAGAACGCGCCTCAAGGTCTGGTGAAATTTCTTCTCGGGCAATTGCTGTTGCTGAACCCGCTCGCGTTTCCGATCTGGATTGGCGGGCTTGTGTTTGGACTCTTTTGTGAAGGCGGGAAGCGCTATCGGTGGTTGTCGCTTGCATATGTTGTCGTTTTTCTGCTGCTTTCGCTCACGTACGGCAAGGATTATTACCTGTCGCCCGCGTATCCCATGTTGTTCGCGCTGGGGGCGATTTCAGTCGAGCGTCTGTCCGAAACGCGCAGAGTGTTGCGTCCGATAGTTGCGACGGCGGTTGCGTTGTCGGGGATAGCGCTATTGCCGTTGTCGGCGCCGGTGCTGCCCATCGAGACGTTTCTGGCGTACGCGCGCGCCACGCACATTCAACCGCCGCGTCAGGAGTTGTCGCACACTGACGAGATTCCTCAGCATTTCGGAGATCGATTCGGTTGGCCGGAGATGGTCGAGTTCGTAGCCAAGGCCTATGACGCGTTGCCCGAAGCGGACCGAGCGAAATGCGCAATCTATGCGGACAACTACGGCGAGGCGGCCGCAATCAACTTCTTTGGTTCCAAGTACGGATTGCCGCGCGCAATCAGCGGACACAACAACTACTTTCTATGGGGGCCCGGCGATTACACGGGAGAGGTTGTGTTGGTGTTCAACGGCGAGGAAGCTGAACTTACCGAACTATTCAAGGAAGTGAAGCCGCTGGGAGTCTTCACGCATCCCTACGCGATGCACTACGAGAACGACTCCCGGCTCTTCTTGTGCCGGGGCATCAAGGCTCCTTTCAACGAGATTTGGCCATCCACGAAGAAGTTCATTTAATTCGGGCCATAGCTT contains these protein-coding regions:
- a CDS encoding glycosyltransferase family 39 protein, with amino-acid sequence MNTADGHRLTRDDFAFFGLFALAKILISATTMYGYGYFRDEMYYIDCAKHLAWGYVDHPPLSIAILAVWRAVFGDSMLALRFPAILAGACSVVLAGLIAREMGGKRFAQGLACLCVLFAPIYLAMSTFFSMNAFDQMFWTLMAYVIVRMINRDDPRMWLWFGVVAGFGLLNKISVTFFGFGIVVAMLFTPHRKYFLNRYLWFGGAIAFLIFLPHLIWQVLNDWPTLEFTHNAAVYKNAPQGLVKFLLGQLLLLNPLAFPIWIGGLVFGLFCEGGKRYRWLSLAYVVVFLLLSLTYGKDYYLSPAYPMLFALGAISVERLSETRRVLRPIVATAVALSGIALLPLSAPVLPIETFLAYARATHIQPPRQELSHTDEIPQHFGDRFGWPEMVEFVAKAYDALPEADRAKCAIYADNYGEAAAINFFGSKYGLPRAISGHNNYFLWGPGDYTGEVVLVFNGEEAELTELFKEVKPLGVFTHPYAMHYENDSRLFLCRGIKAPFNEIWPSTKKFI